Within the Bacillus sp. FSL K6-3431 genome, the region GACGGAGGGAGAATTTTTCCCCTCCGTCATTCTTTATAATAGAGGAAGTTCAAAAAGTCACCAAATGATAAACGGCGAATTTCTTCGTTACTCGGTTTTTCTGGTTCTCACGTATTAAAAGCATACGCTCCGATCCTTAAAACCTTCGCGCCTCGAACTTCTTGTTTCTAATTTGGCACCTTTTTGAACATCACTAATAAATAAAAATTGAACTGTTTAGCAACTAGGATTGAATTCTTGTATGGTTTTATAATATGATATTAGTAGCTACTCATAAAAATAAAGGAGTGTCATGAATGCTAAAAATTCAAGAAATTCGTGAACTTATAAAACTAATTGATCAATCCGATATCGAGGAATTTGTATTTGAGCATGAAGGTTCGAAAGTTGAAATGAAAAAAAACATCGTCAAACAGCAAGTTCAGCCACTATTACCGGTAGCGCAAGCACCAACAATTCAAACTGTAAGCCAGCCTTTGAACATAGAGCCTGTAGCAACAGTTACTTCAGGCCAAGTGGAAGCCCAAGGTCAATCTACTGTTGATACAAGTAACTTGCACACAGTATCATCTCCAATGGTTGGTACATATTATGAATCTTCAACACCGGATACACCTGCTTATGTTCAAGTTGGATCGGGAGTGAAAGAGGATACTGTTGTTTGTATAGTAGAAGCGATGAAATTATTTAATGAAATTGAAGCTGAAGTGGAAGGTGAGATTGTGGAAGTCCTCGTTAAAAATGGCGAACTTGTAGAGTATGGACAACCATTATTTTTAGTCAAGCCTAGATAAGGAGCGAAATCCATGATAAAAAAGGTATTAATTGCAAATAGGGGAGAAATTGCAGTCAGGATTATTAGGGGCTGCAAAGAAATGAATATAGAAACCGTTGCTGTTTTCGCGGAAGCTGACA harbors:
- the accB gene encoding acetyl-CoA carboxylase biotin carboxyl carrier protein, which gives rise to MLKIQEIRELIKLIDQSDIEEFVFEHEGSKVEMKKNIVKQQVQPLLPVAQAPTIQTVSQPLNIEPVATVTSGQVEAQGQSTVDTSNLHTVSSPMVGTYYESSTPDTPAYVQVGSGVKEDTVVCIVEAMKLFNEIEAEVEGEIVEVLVKNGELVEYGQPLFLVKPR